A DNA window from Ranitomeya imitator isolate aRanImi1 chromosome 2, aRanImi1.pri, whole genome shotgun sequence contains the following coding sequences:
- the LOC138661689 gene encoding inositol-tetrakisphosphate 1-kinase-like, with protein MPSLNSRKRIGVCLNENKKRKLNFHIFEDLCRNQGYDIVEVDLTKCLHSQGPFDLIIHKLSDLLVEAGQDLASHHLVQRLQVYLETHPFTILLDPLPALHTLLDRFQSYHLLRSLETQRQGVSAVFSPPCVELMFKRNDMVALVREHLTFPIICKTRVAHGPRSHEMSLIFNEKGLKDVTPPCLLQSFINHSATLYKIFVVGSQHFIVKRPSIHDFPIGEADQSTIYFNSHQVSKAESCSHLSQTPLYPDVLPPSEDVVKQVVQGLQEALGMSLFGVDLIVDTQSGRCAVIDVNAFPGYEGVPEFFPALLSHVDKILKVNKESPSTFEDSSDMPPREDRKMDLRSLPEPCKRQVNSTSYFTMRTPTVSADW; from the exons GAATCAAGGATATGACATTGTAGAG GTTGACCTCACCAAATGTCTCCATAGCCAAGGGCCATTTGACCTCATTATCCACAAGTTGTCAGACCTCTTGGTGGAAGCGGGTCAGGACCTGGCGTCCCATCACCTTGTCCAGAGGCTTCAG GTCTATCTGGAAACTCATCCCTTTACCATCCTTCTGGACCCCCTCCCAGCTCTGCATACACTTCTTGACCGATTCCAGTCGTATCACCTTCTACGAAGCTTGGAGACCCAAAGGCAAG GCGTCAGTGccgtgttctcccctccatgtgtgGAGCTGATGTTCAAACGCAATGATATGGTGGCTTTGGTTAGAGAACATCTCACCTTTCCTATCA TTTGCAAAACCCGGGTGGCCCATGGACCGCGCTCCCACGAG ATGTCCTTGATATTCAATGAAAAGGGCCTAAAGGATGTGACGCCCCCTTGTCTTCTCCAAAGCTTCATTAATCACAGTGCCACACTTTACAAGATttttgttgtgggttcacagcacttTATCGTCAAGAGGCCATCCATACATGATTTTCCCATAGGGGAGGCAG aCCAATCGACAATCTACTTTAACAGCCATCAGGTCTCCAAAGCAGAGTCCTGTTCACACCTGTCTCAA ACACCCCTATATCCAGATGTCCTTCCTCCATCAGAGGATGTTGTCAAACAGGTGGTTCAGGGTCTTCAGGAAGCTCTGGGGATGTCTCTCTTTGGGGTGGATTTAATCGTGGACACACAGAGTGGTCGTTGTGCCGTCATTGACGTCAATGCTTTTCCAG GCTATGAAGGCGTTCCTGAATTTTTCCCAGCTTTACTGTCACATGTAGACAAAATCCTCAAAGTCAACAAAGAATCTCCATCAACTTTTGAAGATTCCTCTGATATGCCACCACGTGAAGATCGGAAGATGGACCTTAGATCTCTCCCGGAGCCTTGTAAAAGACAAGTCAATAGCACATCTTACTTTACGATGCGTACACCAACCGTCTCGGCTGATTGGTGA